One part of the Polyangiaceae bacterium genome encodes these proteins:
- a CDS encoding DEAD/DEAH box helicase family protein: MSRHVNSISGRLSLRTPQRKSLEILHRVMEIAQPHKNGDVSEALSVIRSEFSAVEDFERSFPSLCFALATGVGKTRLMGAFIAYLHLEHGIRHFFVLAPNLTIYNKLIADFTPNTSKYVFQGIAEFAVKAPALVTGDNFEQKPQTLDLFERDDVVVNVFNIAKFNTRSKDARKAWRLSEFLGQSYFEYLAGLDDLVLIMDEAHRYRADSSLQSIEDLKPVLGLELTATPQIESGRSPSRFKNVIFDYPLANAMHDGYVKEPAVATRANFNPSTMTPAALERLKLEDGIRVHEAAKVDLDVYAQQNNVRKVKPFMLVIAADTQHADELVKLIEDDSFFEGRYRGRVIQVHSGQKGSEKDENVERLLAVERPDEPTEIVVHVNMLKEGWDVTNLYTIVPLRAADSRTLVEQSIGRGLRLPYGRRTGVPAVDRLTIVAHDRFQDIVDEAKKGGYSFSTVNIGEDVPETPKQTVVVAPVVETMLGITHPVEASKPGETTAAGTGDKASQVAQPEPKFKTPDEQAAAKLALEAIRKVTRDPKAVPGPKALQSDEVQKQIVAEVTDKLNSGQLTMYPTIDEKKLVMVVREATAVYVTHTIAIPRVIVLPKGVVRAGFNEFTLDLSSFRLQPVSKEILVQHLTSDTREVIGALEGGHEEERLEDYVVRGLIDFDDVSYDEQADLLYNLAGQFIAHLRSYLKDDDEVRNVLLFHQRQISNLIHTQMQQHTWEEASSYEAVVSHGFSEVRSQAFAASADESVRPFDTPINNKSDIRKMLFGGFKKCLYPTQKFDSDPERRFAVVLEKDSAVSKWFKPGKGVFQIRYTSDNAYEPDFVVEMKTEKLLCEPKRADQMQDPVVLAKARAAAVWCKHASGHEKDNGGKPWRYLLIPHDAIADNTTIKGLTEMYTFQAPKQGK; encoded by the coding sequence ATGAGCCGCCACGTGAACAGCATCAGCGGTCGTCTCAGCCTGCGCACGCCGCAGCGGAAGTCGCTGGAGATTCTCCACCGCGTGATGGAGATCGCCCAGCCTCACAAGAACGGCGACGTCTCGGAGGCGCTGTCCGTCATCCGCTCTGAGTTTTCGGCAGTCGAAGACTTCGAGAGATCTTTCCCCAGCCTATGCTTCGCTCTTGCCACCGGCGTAGGCAAGACCCGTTTGATGGGAGCGTTCATCGCCTACCTCCACCTGGAGCACGGCATCCGGCACTTCTTCGTGCTCGCGCCGAACCTCACCATCTACAACAAGCTCATCGCCGACTTCACGCCCAACACGTCGAAGTACGTCTTCCAGGGCATCGCCGAGTTCGCGGTCAAGGCGCCGGCGCTCGTCACGGGCGACAACTTCGAGCAGAAGCCCCAGACCCTCGATCTCTTCGAGCGCGACGACGTCGTCGTGAACGTCTTCAACATCGCGAAGTTCAACACGCGGTCAAAGGATGCCCGCAAGGCGTGGCGTCTCTCGGAGTTTCTCGGCCAGTCCTACTTCGAGTACCTCGCCGGGCTCGATGACCTCGTGCTGATCATGGACGAGGCCCATCGCTACCGGGCGGATTCGAGCCTGCAGTCCATCGAGGATCTCAAGCCCGTCCTGGGCCTCGAGCTCACGGCGACGCCTCAGATCGAGTCGGGGAGGTCTCCGAGCCGCTTCAAGAACGTCATCTTCGACTACCCACTCGCCAACGCCATGCACGACGGCTACGTGAAGGAGCCCGCTGTCGCTACGAGGGCCAACTTCAACCCGTCGACCATGACGCCGGCCGCGCTCGAGCGCCTCAAGCTCGAGGATGGCATCCGGGTCCACGAGGCCGCCAAGGTCGACCTCGACGTCTACGCCCAGCAGAACAACGTCCGCAAGGTGAAGCCGTTCATGCTGGTGATCGCCGCGGACACCCAGCACGCCGACGAGCTCGTGAAGCTCATCGAGGACGACTCGTTCTTCGAGGGCCGCTACCGCGGCAGGGTCATCCAGGTCCACTCCGGCCAGAAGGGTTCGGAGAAGGACGAGAACGTCGAGCGACTGCTGGCCGTCGAGCGTCCAGACGAGCCGACGGAGATCGTGGTCCACGTCAACATGCTCAAGGAGGGCTGGGACGTCACGAACCTCTACACCATCGTGCCGCTGCGCGCGGCGGACTCGCGAACCCTGGTGGAGCAGTCCATCGGCCGTGGTCTCCGTTTGCCGTATGGGCGGCGGACCGGCGTGCCCGCCGTCGATCGCCTGACCATCGTCGCCCACGACCGCTTCCAGGACATCGTCGACGAAGCCAAGAAGGGCGGCTACTCCTTCAGCACCGTCAACATCGGCGAGGACGTCCCGGAGACGCCGAAGCAGACTGTCGTCGTGGCTCCCGTGGTCGAGACGATGTTGGGCATCACGCACCCGGTCGAAGCCAGCAAACCGGGAGAGACCACCGCAGCTGGAACCGGAGACAAGGCGAGCCAGGTTGCTCAGCCAGAGCCCAAGTTCAAGACGCCCGACGAACAGGCTGCCGCGAAGCTGGCGCTCGAGGCAATCCGTAAGGTCACGCGCGACCCGAAGGCCGTGCCTGGGCCGAAAGCACTGCAAAGCGACGAGGTGCAGAAGCAGATTGTCGCCGAGGTGACCGACAAGCTGAACTCCGGGCAGCTCACGATGTACCCGACCATCGACGAGAAGAAGCTCGTGATGGTGGTGCGCGAGGCCACGGCCGTCTACGTCACGCACACCATCGCCATTCCCCGCGTCATCGTGTTGCCCAAGGGCGTGGTGCGTGCAGGATTCAACGAGTTCACGCTCGACCTCTCCTCGTTCCGCCTTCAGCCAGTGTCGAAGGAGATCTTGGTCCAGCACCTGACCAGCGACACGCGTGAGGTCATCGGCGCGCTCGAGGGCGGGCACGAAGAGGAGCGCCTGGAGGACTACGTCGTTCGTGGGCTCATCGACTTCGACGACGTCAGCTACGACGAGCAGGCAGACCTCCTCTACAACCTGGCAGGCCAGTTCATCGCCCATCTGCGCAGCTACCTGAAGGACGACGACGAGGTGCGGAACGTGCTGCTGTTCCACCAGCGGCAGATTTCGAATCTCATCCACACCCAGATGCAGCAGCACACCTGGGAAGAGGCTTCGTCCTACGAGGCCGTTGTGAGCCACGGCTTCTCCGAGGTTCGTTCCCAGGCTTTTGCTGCGTCTGCGGATGAATCGGTGCGCCCGTTCGACACGCCGATCAACAACAAGTCGGACATCCGCAAGATGCTCTTCGGCGGCTTCAAGAAGTGCCTCTACCCGACGCAGAAGTTCGACTCCGATCCCGAGCGCCGTTTCGCCGTGGTGCTGGAGAAGGACTCGGCGGTGAGCAAGTGGTTCAAGCCCGGCAAGGGCGTCTTCCAGATCCGCTACACCAGCGACAACGCCTACGAGCCGGATTTCGTTGTCGAGATGAAGACCGAGAAGCTGCTGTGTGAACCGAAGCGAGCGGACCAGATGCAGGACCCCGTGGTGCTCGCCAAGGCCCGCGCGGCGGCAGTCTGGTGCAAGCACGCCAGTGGCCACGAGAAGGACAACGGCGGGAAACCGTGGCGCTACCTCCTGATCCCGCACGACGCGATCGCCGACAACACGACCATCAAGGGCCTGACGGAGATGTACACGTTCCAGGCGCCAAAACAGGGCAAGTAA
- a CDS encoding DEAD/DEAH box helicase, giving the protein MTTFFQSKYWATQLSLKGPSGSLGQLSRSISNARVDLNPHQVDAALFAVRSPLSKGVVLADEVGLGKTIEAGLVLAQRWAERRRRILIIVPATLRKQWAQELDDKFHIPTIVLESASFNRIVKAGKTNPFDQEDRVVVCSYHFAANKSDIVAMHPWDLVVIDEAHRLRNVYKKSNKLARTLRDTLQASSKVLLTATPLQNTLMELYGLVSFIDPHIFGDEPSYRDQFVRVDDEGLRNEDLRRRLAPVCHRTLRRQVLEYIKFTQRIPITWEFFPTDDEQQLYEEVSAYLQREALFALPRAQRKLMTMVLRKLLASSSFAIAGTLRSLINRLEKQVQEMRDAEDVDELVADYESYDETRDEWDDSGADLDGDTSSSSAAERELLQAEIDALKGYLALAERISHNAKGNALLDALSTAFGKAAELGGAQKAVVFTESQRTQAYLFELLERLGYEGKVVILNGTNADQRSKDIYKAWLARHGGQEVVSGSRPVDVKAAIVEEFRERATILVATEAAAEGVNLQFCSLVVNYDLPWNPQRIEQRIGRCHRYGQRHDVVVVNFLNKKNAADERVYELLAKKFHLFDGVFGSSDEVLGALESGVDIERRIAEIYQDCRTQEDIAWAFAKLQADLDDQIQDRLAQTRQVVLDYFDEEVHDRLRVHRDEARAALDERGRRLLALARSELGAEATFEDGAARFHYQPSGEALAPSGSYSFDWKEAEERGGHFFRTDHPLAQALIQRSLARQVNDGEVVFDYQAYGAPVAILAERLGQSGWLRATKVTVKSIEEEEHLLVAAIADSGLPAGVGAEALDAEWCDRLLNVPGRAAGAATVSGEVSGQLDDLLAQQHAAKLEEIETRNGKYFEEEVDKLDRWAEDVKLTLERELKELDAEIRAARKDSKTKVVLADKLEAQRRIKTLEQRRNSKRRQLFDAQDDVDKKRTQLIEDIERQLKTSAERETLFTIRWVLPEAPSN; this is encoded by the coding sequence ATGACAACATTCTTTCAGAGCAAGTACTGGGCGACCCAACTCTCGTTGAAGGGACCGTCGGGGTCCCTCGGGCAACTATCGCGTTCGATCTCGAACGCACGGGTTGACCTCAACCCGCACCAGGTAGACGCCGCGCTGTTCGCCGTCCGCTCGCCACTCTCCAAGGGCGTGGTGCTCGCCGACGAGGTGGGTCTCGGCAAGACGATCGAAGCGGGACTAGTGCTTGCCCAGCGCTGGGCTGAGCGACGTCGTCGGATCTTGATTATCGTGCCCGCCACCCTCCGCAAGCAGTGGGCTCAAGAGCTCGACGACAAGTTCCACATCCCGACGATCGTGCTGGAGTCCGCCAGCTTCAACCGCATCGTGAAGGCAGGCAAGACCAACCCGTTCGACCAGGAAGACCGCGTTGTCGTCTGCTCCTACCACTTCGCGGCCAACAAGTCGGACATCGTGGCGATGCACCCGTGGGACCTGGTGGTGATCGACGAGGCGCATCGCCTTCGCAACGTCTACAAGAAGAGCAACAAGTTGGCGCGGACGCTGCGGGACACCCTGCAAGCTAGTAGCAAGGTCCTGCTCACCGCGACGCCCCTGCAGAACACGCTGATGGAACTCTATGGCCTCGTGAGCTTCATCGACCCCCACATCTTCGGCGATGAACCCTCGTACCGTGACCAGTTCGTGCGGGTGGATGATGAAGGCCTGCGGAACGAGGACCTCCGTCGCCGACTAGCACCGGTCTGCCACCGCACGTTGCGCCGCCAGGTCCTCGAGTACATCAAGTTCACCCAGCGTATCCCGATCACCTGGGAGTTCTTCCCGACCGATGACGAACAACAGCTGTATGAGGAAGTTTCCGCGTATCTCCAGCGTGAGGCTCTCTTCGCCCTCCCGCGAGCCCAACGAAAGCTGATGACAATGGTGCTGCGCAAGCTCCTCGCGTCGTCGAGCTTTGCTATCGCTGGCACGTTGCGCAGCCTGATCAACCGCCTCGAAAAGCAGGTTCAGGAAATGCGTGATGCTGAGGACGTCGACGAGCTGGTTGCGGACTATGAGAGCTACGACGAGACGCGTGACGAGTGGGACGACAGCGGAGCCGACCTCGACGGGGACACCAGCTCGTCGTCGGCTGCCGAACGCGAGTTGTTGCAGGCCGAAATCGACGCGCTCAAGGGGTACCTCGCTCTGGCCGAAAGGATCTCCCACAACGCGAAGGGCAACGCACTGCTCGATGCCCTCTCAACCGCGTTCGGCAAGGCTGCCGAGCTGGGCGGCGCCCAAAAAGCAGTGGTCTTCACCGAGTCCCAGCGCACGCAGGCATACCTGTTCGAGCTGCTGGAACGCTTGGGGTACGAAGGCAAGGTTGTCATCCTAAACGGTACGAATGCGGACCAGCGGTCGAAGGACATCTACAAGGCTTGGCTGGCCCGTCACGGAGGTCAGGAGGTGGTCAGCGGCAGCCGACCGGTTGACGTCAAGGCAGCTATCGTCGAGGAGTTCCGTGAACGTGCCACCATCCTCGTCGCCACTGAGGCAGCTGCAGAAGGTGTGAACCTCCAGTTCTGCTCACTCGTAGTGAATTATGATCTCCCGTGGAACCCTCAACGTATCGAACAGCGCATCGGTCGTTGCCATCGCTATGGCCAGAGGCACGATGTCGTGGTGGTGAACTTCCTCAACAAGAAGAACGCCGCTGATGAGCGTGTGTACGAGCTGCTGGCGAAGAAGTTCCACCTCTTCGACGGTGTCTTCGGGTCCAGCGATGAGGTGCTTGGCGCCCTCGAATCCGGGGTAGACATCGAACGCCGCATCGCTGAGATTTACCAGGACTGCCGAACGCAGGAAGACATCGCATGGGCCTTCGCCAAGCTCCAGGCGGATCTTGACGACCAGATTCAGGACCGCCTTGCCCAAACGCGACAGGTCGTCCTGGATTACTTCGACGAAGAGGTTCATGACCGGCTTCGGGTGCACCGAGATGAGGCCCGAGCGGCACTCGACGAACGAGGGCGGCGACTGTTGGCACTTGCCAGAAGCGAGCTTGGTGCGGAGGCGACGTTCGAGGACGGCGCAGCACGCTTCCACTACCAGCCAAGTGGCGAGGCTCTTGCGCCAAGCGGTAGCTACTCGTTTGACTGGAAGGAGGCCGAAGAACGGGGAGGTCACTTCTTCCGTACGGATCACCCGCTGGCGCAGGCGCTCATTCAGCGTTCACTCGCGCGGCAGGTGAACGACGGCGAAGTAGTGTTCGACTACCAAGCCTACGGTGCGCCGGTCGCCATCCTTGCCGAACGCCTCGGTCAGAGTGGTTGGCTGCGAGCCACGAAGGTTACCGTCAAGTCCATCGAGGAGGAGGAGCATCTCCTCGTGGCCGCCATCGCGGACTCCGGTCTTCCTGCAGGTGTTGGTGCCGAGGCACTCGACGCCGAGTGGTGCGACCGTCTCCTCAATGTTCCCGGCAGGGCAGCAGGTGCGGCCACGGTCTCGGGCGAGGTTAGCGGCCAGCTCGACGATCTCCTCGCCCAGCAGCACGCGGCCAAGCTCGAAGAGATCGAGACGCGCAATGGGAAGTACTTCGAGGAAGAGGTCGACAAGCTCGATCGCTGGGCCGAGGACGTGAAGCTCACGCTGGAGCGCGAGCTCAAGGAGCTCGACGCCGAGATCCGGGCCGCCCGCAAGGACTCGAAGACGAAGGTCGTGCTTGCTGACAAGCTCGAAGCCCAGCGGCGGATCAAGACCCTAGAGCAGCGGCGCAACAGCAAGCGGCGCCAGCTCTTCGACGCCCAGGACGACGTCGACAAGAAGCGCACACAGCTCATCGAAGACATCGAGCGCCAGCTGAAGACCAGCGCCGAGCGCGAGACGCTCTTCACGATTCGGTGGGTGCTCCCCGAAGCCCCCAGCAACTGA